The sequence below is a genomic window from Lysobacter capsici.
TGCAGGCGCGACCTGTCCCGCATCAAGATCGCGAAGACGGCTCCGGCCTGACGGCGTACCGCACCAACGCCCGTGGTGACGCACTGTTCAGGGGGGAACTGCGCCACGGGCGCCGGCCGTCACGACCGAAGCCGCCTTCGCAAACCGCTCGAGCGCCGCCTAGTCCAGGCGCTCGATATCGACCACCAGCGACGCGCTGTACGTTTTCCAACTGACCATGATCACGTACGGCCGCTTGCGCGAGCCGCTGTTGCTGATCGCGCCGGCCGCGGTCTTGGGCACCGAGATCTCCATGTCGCCGCCGAAATGCTTGCGCGCGTTGCCGGCCAGGGTGTTGGCCAGTTCGCCGACGGTGTCGCGCAGGTTGGCGTCGGACTGGTCGCTCTCGTTCAAGGCCAGCAGCAGATGCCGGATCATCGCGCGCGGCGCCGATACGGTGATGGTGCCGCGGAACTGGCCGCTGATCGCGATCTGGCCGCTGTAGTCGTAGACCGGCACGGTGCCGCTGTTGTCGTCCAGAAACGCGCCGCGCACCGATGCCGGCTCGTGGGTGAGCTGGTTGAAGTAGTTGGTCACCGCATCGATGAAGACCTTGATCTCGGTCTCGTTGAGGTCGCTCAAGGCAGCATCTCCAGTAGGGCTTCGACCAGTTGGTCGTCGGTGAACGGCTTGTAGAGGAAGCCGCGCGCGCCCTTCTTGAGCGCGCTGATCGCGGTGGTTTTGTCGCTGAGCGCGGAGACCACGAGAATGTTCACCTTCTCGTCGATGGCGGCGATCTGCTCGGTGCACTCCACCCCGCCCAGCTCCGGCATGGTCAAGTCCATCGTCACCACATCGGGGTGATAGCGCACGAACATGCTCAGCGCCTCGGCGCCGTTGCGGGCCTGGCCGACGATCTCCAGGCCGGGCAGGCGCGCATCGCCCGCCAGGCGCGCGATGCGCTGGCGGATCACGTTGGAATCGTCAACGATCATCAACTTCATCGTGGGTCCTGCTCAGAAGGTCAGTTGAAAGTCGGCCGGGCCGGCCGGCAGCGCGGGCGCATGCGCGCCGCCGGCCGCGGCGACCGGCTTGCTTTCGGTGACGGGCAGACGGATGCGGAACTCGGTGTAGGCGCCGACCTTGGTCGACAGCGCGATCGTTCCCGACAGCGAACGCACCTGCTTCATCACCAGGTCCATGCCGATGCCGTGGCCGGCATCGCGATCGCTGTGTTCGGCGGTGGACACGCCGGGCTCGAAGATCTTCATGATCACGTCGCGGTCGCTCAGCGATTCGAGCTGATCGATGCCGTACCGGCCCGAGGCGCTCAACGCCGCGCGAATGCGCGCGACATCCAGGCCGCGGCCGTCGTCGCGAACCACCAGCTCGACCTGGCGGCTGCCGACGTCCTCGCTGCGGAAGCTGACCGTGCCGACCGACGGCTTAGCCCGTGCCTGCCGTTCGGCCGCCGGTTCGATGCCGTGCACCACCGCGTTGCGCAGCAGTTGCAGGCCGATCGTGCGCAGCGCGTTCAAGGTCTCCCCTGGCAGACGGTCGAACGCCTGCAATTGCAGGTCCAGCTGCACCTGCTTGCCCTGCTCGCGGGCGATGCGCTCGGCCAGCGTGTTCCAGCCCTCGACCGCGCGCTGCGACGGACTGACGAGGCTTTGCGGCGCCGCCACGTCGCGGTTGCCGGCCATGCGGTCGAGGAAATCGCGGATCGTCGCCACGCACTCGAACATGTCGTCCAGATGCACGGTCATCTTGACCATGTCGCTGCCTTCCACCGCGCCGCGGTCGCGCAGGTTGATCAGGTCGACCTCGAAGTTGTGGGCCAACGCCTCGATCATGTCCAGGCTCAGCGCGGCCGCCTCGCTCTTGAGCGAATGCACGTCGCGGAAGATCGCGTTGACCAGTTCGCTGTAGTCGGTACCGGTGCGGCGCGCGGCAGCCTGGCGCAGATCGTCGTTGACCCGTTCGAGCACCACGCCGACCCGGTGCAGGAACAGCCGCACCTCGCTGGACTCGCGGCTGAGCACGCGCAGCAGGGCCTCCATTTCCTCGCGGGTGCGGGTCTTGGCCGCGGAGATCTCGTTGGTCAGGCGCACCCGCTCGGAGGCATCGGACACCGTCACCAGCAGATAGACCGTGTCCTCGCTTTCCTGCACACGGTTGAACTGGAAATTCAGATAGCGCGACTGCAGTTGGCCGCGGCCGTCGCTGCCGCCGGACACCGGCACTTCCGACAAGGGATTGAGGCTGGCGACCAGGTTTTCCTTGACCCGCTTGCCGAACAGCAGGCCCAGGTAATCGCGGGTCGCTTCCAGGGTCTGCGGCGTCACCATGGTGCGCATCACCTCGAGCAGGTTCATGCCCGGCTCGACCTTGCGCTGCATGATCTGCGGAAGCGAATTCGACATCTGGCTGCCGATCGAGAAATCGCTGGTCACCAGGAACAGGCCTTCCTTCACCGTCGCCAGGATGTCGTCGGTCTGCTTGCGCGACTGAGTGACGGCCCGGTCGCCCGCGATCAGACGGCGGAACGCGACCAGCGCGGTGAACAGGAAGTTCAGTGCGATCATCACCGCGCCGACGGTCTGGGTGATGCGCAGCCGGCGGTTGGCGATTTCGAGAATTTCCTGCGAGTCGTTGACGCGATCGTTGAGCAGGCCGAACAGTTTTTCGTTGTTCTGCAGGCCGTAGGACAACGCGCGGTCGAGCTTGGCCTGATCGGCGCCGCCGCTCTTGAGCACCTGCGAAATCAGCGCCGCGTACGGCGCCCACACCGCGTTCACGCCCGAGTTGACGTTGATCATCTCGCCGGTCGCGCCCGCTCCGGGCTGCAACGGAACGCTGCTGGTGTCGCCCGGCAGGCGACCGCCCTCGCGGAACACCTTGATGGTGTCGGTGATCAGCTCGGCGCGATCCTTGAGATTATCCAGCGTCGACTTCTGCGCCGGCCGGCCGGCCTTGGCGTCGCGGTCGAGCTGGCTCAGTTCGAGCAGCACCACCTGGGTCGCGCTTCGTTCGTTGCCGGCGAGCCGTCGCGCGTGGGTACCGCGGGCGATGTCGTTGGATTCGAGCAAGGTGGCGCCGATCAGCGCCGCGGAAATGACCAGGAACAGGCCGACCGCGATGATGAGGATGAAATATCGTTTCCAGAAACTGTTCGTGGCCTGTTGCATGTTGGCTCCCCGCAAGAGCTGAGGCCGGAAGGATGTCCGGCGCATCTGGAATCGGGCGCTTTTATGGGTAAGCGCGAAGGCCTAGAAGTACACTTGCATGCGCAGTTCGGTGATGTTCGGATCCAGTCCGACACCGCGACGCTGGCTGTCGACCATCACGTAGTTGGCCTGCAACTTGAAGTGCTGGCCGATGTACCAGTTCAGGCCGATCGTCCAGTCCTTCTGCTTGCCGCCGCGCAGCAGGCCGTGATCGATATCGACCGTGGAATAGCGCAGCGCGACTTCGAACGCGCCGTAGTCGTGCCTGGGCTTGACGTTGCCGAACGCGGCGCTCTTGTAGCTGCGCTTTTCGCCGGTCAGCACCCACGCGCCGGACAGGTAATAGCCGTCGGCCTCGTAGTCGGGCCGCCCGTCGCGTTGCACCGCCATGCGCAGGTATTCGCTTTGCAGCAGCAGCGGCCCGTGCTGCCACATCGCTTCCAGTCCGGCGCGGTTGATCGCCTCGACCGAATCGATCGCCCCCGAATCGACCAGGCGCACCCCGGTCAGGAACGCCTCGGGCCGCACGCGGATGCGCGCGCTGTCGTCGTCGCGTTTTTCGTTCGAGCCCGACACGCCGACATGCACCACGTCGGCATCGGTCTTGACCGGATTGAACACCACCCGCGCGGCCAGCATGCGGCCTTCGTTGTCGCCCTGCAGGTCGCCGCCGCTCATGACCGCGGCGTTGATGTACCAGCCCTTGAGCTTTTCGTACGTCCAGTCGACGCCCAGGCGGCGGCCGGCGTAGACCGTGGACACCGGCAGCGCGCGTTCGAGAAAGGTGGTCGAGGTGGTGCCGACCGCGCCTTCTTCGTAACCCACCGGCGTCTTGAACTGGCCGATGCGCAGATCGCCGCCGCGCTCGCTGGACAGGCGGATGAAGTTGTCGAGCCAGACCTTGTTCCTGAAGTCGTAGCCCATGGCGACATCGAACACGCCCGGCTTGCGCAGGTAGGCGTTGAGTTCCTGGCGGCGCCAAGCATCGTCGTCGGCGAAGCGCGCGGCGCCGCCGGGCAGCCGGTCGTCGCCGAACTCGTTGTAGTCGTAGCTGAGATTTCCCCTCAGGCCGATTTCCACGCCCGATTCGGTCGTGGTCTTGACCGGCCAGTCGCCCAGCAGGCTGTAGCTCGGTGCCTCGGCCGCGACGGCCGACGAAAACGCCAACGACATCGCGCTCGCGAGTGCGCTTCTGATCCACATGCCACTTGTCCCCTGTCTTGTCGCCATGCCGCCCAACGCGGCGATTGCGGCGCCCACGCTATGCGCGTGCGGCGCCGTGCTTCATCACTGCTCGCGGATCGCGCGCCGAGCCTGCGCGCGATCCGAAGCCATGGTGCCGAGCGTCCGCATCCGATCCCGACGCGTTTGCCTCGTCGCGCGATCGAATGCGGCGCCGGCGCCATGTCCATGCGTGCGCTACCGCCGCGCATCCCCATCCCGGTAGGTAACGCACTTGTTGCCGCGCCATGGACTGCGCTCTGGCGACATCGACGCGTCGACGCGCATCGCCTGCGCGCGGCCGCTTCGCATTGCGAAGTCGACGCTGCGTCGGATCTGCGTGACACGTCATGCCGCCCCCCTTTCACTGGCGTCACCGCCGACGAATCGCCGCGTTCGGCGCTCGCCCGGGTCGGTGTTGCGCGCCTTCGATAATCGAGGCCTCCGGGCTTGTCCATAGGGAAAAAGTGGATACAACCAGGCGAACTGCATTGCGCATGCCCGGCACAATCACGGGCGCACATGCGTTGCGTGTTTCGCATACCCACTCGAAAAAACGCGGCCATCCGTCGGGCGCGCGCGCGATCATCGCCAGCGCGCGACATCGAAACCCAACAAAGCAATACGGCGCCGGATTGCTCCAATGCGGTGCCCAGGCGGGTCGTATGTGACGCGGCGCGACGGGCGCCGCAATGCATGGCACAGGTTCCGCGCCGCGCGGTGTGTTCAGCGCATCCGGCTCAGAAAATCCGAAAAAATGTGTTGTTCATCATCATGAAAATGTGATGCACATCAAATTTAATCATTCAGCCGCGCGAGCCGCGTGTGCCGCACGGCATGCGAAATATTTCATCGATGTGCGGGGCTCGGCGAGGCCGCGCAACCATCGGCCGCGCCGGCTCAGATCTTGAAATAGATCCGGCGCGCGTCGAGCCAGCGCACCACCGCCCACCACAGCGCGACGAAGGCCAGCGCGAACGCCAGCGAGGGCAGATACGGGCCGAAGCGCGGCGTCATCCAGTCGGCAAAAGCGTGCCGGTAGATCGGTTCCAGCCAGCCCATACCCATCAACAGATACAGCAACAACGCCGAGCCGCCGTATGCGGCGATCGCGTTGACGCCGAACGCGCGGCCCCAGGCCGGCCAACCGCGGCGATCGATCAACGGGTGAAACAGCGCGAGTACCCAGCACGACACCCCGCCGGTCCACAGCACGTAAGCCGGGGTCCACAGGTTCTTGTTGATCGGCTGCACGGTCCCCAGCAGCAGGCCGGCGACCGCGCACACCGCGCCGCCGATCAGCAGCGCATGCACCTGCCCGCGCCGCAGCCAATCGCCCGCGCGCAGGCCGAGCAAGGTGGTGGCGAGCGCGCCGAGCGTGGACACCAATCCTTCGGGATCGTGACCGCGCCCGCTCGCATCGATCTGGTAGACATGCGCGCCGAACAGCGCGCTGTCGAAACGGCTGGCGATGTTCTCGAACGGCGCGTAGCTGCCGCCCGACGCGAGCAACGCGGCGTAGCCCAGCAGCAACGCCGCGAACACGATCCATTGCGCGCGTACCGACAGGTACAAGGCCATCAGCGCGGCCGCGGCGAAGCACAGGCCGATGCGTTGCAACACGCCGGGCAGGCGCAGGGCGTCGCGGTCGGTCACCCACATCGCGATCAGATGCAGCAGCAGGCCCAGGCCGACGATGCGCAGCGCGCGCCACAAGGCCGGTCGCAACAGGCTGGCCGCGGCGACGCCGCTTTCGCGGCGCGGCATCAGCGCCAGCGCGATCGACACGCCGACGATGAACAGGAACATCGGAAACACCTGGTCGGTCGGCGTGTAGCCGTTCCATTCCGAGTGCAGCAAGGGCGCATACACGTGGCCCCAATCGCCCGGATCGTTGACCAGCAGCATCGCCGCGACGGTCAGTCCGCGCAGCGCGTCGACCGAGGCGTAGCGCCCGGGCGCAGGCGATTGAAGCGGTGGCCGGACCGGCGGGTTCGGCGCCGCGGCGCCGGGCTCGGCAGGCCCCGGACTCACGCGGCTTGCGCGAGCGCTTCGCCGATCATGGCCTCGATGGCTTCCAGGTCGGGCAGCAGCGCGGCATCGTCGTTGAGCAGCACGCGCGCCTGCACGCCGTGCGGCAGCAGCTCGTCCTCGCGTCCGTCGACCAGCAGGCTGTCGGCCGAGACCGTGACCAGGCGCGGGAAGCCCTGGGTCAGCAGGGCGAAATACGGCAGTCGCGAGGCCGCGCTGAGCGCCTTGAGCACCACCACCTTGCTGCCGAGGCCGCCCTGTTCGCGGGCCAGGCCGGACAGTTCGCCGAACGCGATCAGCGGCAGGGTCCAACCGCGCCAACGGGTATGGCCGAGCAGCCAGCGCGGCGCGCCGTCGATCGGCGCCGGCGGCGCGTACGACAGCACCTCGGCGATGGTCGCGTTGGGCAGCAGCAGGCGGGTACCGCCGGCCTGGATCAGCACGCCGCGAATGTCGGCGCGCGAGGCGGTGTCGGGGGTATCGCTGGCGGGAGTTTGATTCGACATCGCGGCATCCTCGCCGCGGATCGCGCGGCTTTCAAGCGAAGGCTTCGACGCGCGAAGCCGGTACGTGTTGCATCGCGGTCCGCGCTGGCGCCGCGATCGGGTCTGACTCAAGCCGCTGCGGATCGCTCCGCGTCGGATCACTGGATCGAACCGGGCCGCCGCATCGGCGCTCGATCTGATTCGAGCGCGCCGCTGGCCCGCTTTTGAATCAGATCGGACTTTGCTTCGACCAACGCGAGGCCAGCTTGGCGGCCAGTTCGGCCGGTTGCCCGCTGCCGGCGCCACGCGCGATCGCGGCGCTGGCCGCGGCGGCGTCGTAGCAACCGTCGGGCGATTGACCGACCACCAGCGCGCCGTGCGCGGACAGCTTCATCGCCGCATCGACCTGGGCGATGTCGGCGCCGCTGAACAACAGCACCGCGCTGTCGCCCGCCGGCAAGGCCTCGAACACGTCGCCGCCTTCGACGAACTGGATTCCGTTGTCGCCCGCTTCGATGCCCACGCCGGCCGGCAGGATGTAGATCACCCCGTCGATGGTGCGCGCGCCGACTTCGGCCAGCTTGACCAGCACCGGCGTCGCGCGCTGCATCTGCGCGACGAGCTTGTCGTAGCGGCCGCCGTCGAGGCGCTGCTGGACCAGCACCGGACGATCGAAATTATCCGGCAGTGCGCCGAGCAACTGACGTACCGCGTCGGGGCCGCCGATACCGGCGAGCACCAGCACCGCGCCGTTGCGGGTCGAGACCGGCAGGCGATCGTCGACCAGTTCCAGCCCGGAAATGCGGCGTTCGATTTCGTCGAGATCGTGGCGGTTGAAATCGGGTTTGCCCGCGCCCGCGGCGGCGTCCGACGCCGAGCCGGCATGCGCGCCGCTCTGGCCGGTCGCGGCGCTGACCAGGCTGGCCTCGTCGGTGAACGACCAGTCCGGCACCGAAGGCGCCGGCGGCGCGGGCGGCCGGGCGGCCAGCGGCGCGTTGTCGTCGTTGAGATCGAAGTCGAGGCTGGATTCGAACGTGAGCACGCCGTCGTCGCCAGCGTGGCTACGGCCGTCGTCGAAATCGATCGGCGCGATCACGGTGGGATCGCGCTGGGTCGCGTCGAAATCGATGCGCGCGCCTTCGCTGGCGAAGGCCGCGTCCAGGTCGATCAATTCATGCACCTGGTTCGGCGCCGGCGGACGCCAGGCTTCCATGTCGCCCAGTCCGGTTTCGTCGAGCGCCGGCAGGTCCGCCTGCACCGCGTCGGATGGGACCCATTCGTCCAGGCCCGGGGTATACGGCCGCGCTTCGCCCGGCACGGCGGCGACGCTGTCGACCGCTTCCAGGGTCAGGCCTTCGAAATCGAAATCCGGCTCGGTTTCGGTGTCGGTCTCACCGACGACCGCCGGAGCCGACAGATCTTCGATGTCGTCGTCATCGGCCGCGTAGGCTTCGATTTCGACGATATCCGCATCGGCGGTGGAATCGTCGTTGGAATAGGCGGCCGACGTATCCAGCGGCGTCGCGCCCAAGGCCTGGCGGGCGAAGAATTCGCGCGCTTCGTCCGGCAGCGGCGGCGGTTCGGACAGAATGCGGTCGCCCGACGAACCCAGCGGCGCGACCCGCGCCAGTTCGCCGGCCTGTTCGGCCGCGGCGAATGCGGACGGGTCGGACGCGGGCTCGATCGAGCCGGCGTCGAAGGCGTTCGACGGTGCGGCGGGTTCGGCTTGGAATACATCCTCGGCGACGAAGGCTTCGCTGGCTTCGAGCGCTTCGATTTCCTCGATGCCGTCGTCCGCGGCGGCTTCGGCCGCTACGAATTCTTCGGCAACTTCCTGCGCCGGCGTCGGCGCGGCTTCGGCGAAACCGAAGATCGATCCGGGCGCCTGCGACGACGGCGGTTCGTGTTCCACCACGGCCGGGCGCACGAAGCCGTCGGCGATCAGCATCGGATCGGGTTCCGGCTCGGGTTCGCGACCCGGCGGCAGCACATCGTCGTGGCGATTGAGCTTGGCGCTGAGATGACGCGCCCAGCGCGCCGCGTCCCAGCCTTCGCGCGAGGCGGCCAGTTCGGCCTCCTCGAAGATCACTTCGATCGACGGATCCAGCAGCAGGTTCTCGAACCGGTCCAGCGCGTCCTCGGAGGTCGGATCGAGCACGACCACGACCACGTCGGGATCGGCCGCGTCCAGCGCCTGCGGATCGAGCACGGTCGGGTCGCCTTCCAGCACCAGATTCGCGCCGGCTTCGGCCAGCGCACCGCGGAGACGTTCGCAGGCCACACCGGCCCGCGCCAACAATACGACGCGACGCTCTGCTTCAGACATGACTACGGGTAATTCCCAGCAATTCGAACACGTTGCGCATCAACTCGGGCTCCTGGTACGGCTTGCCGAGATAACGCTCGACGCCGATCTCGAACGCGCGCTGGCGATGCTTTTCGCCGGTACGCGAGGTGATCATCACGATCGGCACGTCGCGCAGATGCGGATCGGCCTTCATCTGGGTGGCCAGTTCGTAGCCGTCCATGCGCGGCATTTCGATGTCCAGCAGCATCAGGTCGGGCACGCGCTCGCCCAGACGCTCCAGCGCATCGATGCCGTCCTTCGCGGTCACGACTTCGAAGTTGTGGCGCTCCAGCACGCGGCCGGTCACCTTGCGCATGGTCACCGAGTCGTCGACCACCATCACCAGCGGCACCCGGCGGGTTTCCGCCGGCGCCTGCGGCGGCGGCGCGTTCTGGGTGAAGTCCTGCAGCAGCGCGGCGCGACGACGCACCAGCGGCGCGATGTCGAGGATCACCACCACGCGGCCGTCGCCCATGATGGTGGCGCCGAAGATGCCGGGCACCGACGCGACCTGCGGGCCGACCGGCTTGACCACGATTTCGCGGTTGCCGATGACCTGGTCGATGGTGACCGCCGCGCGCAGATCGCCGGAGCGGATCAGCAGCAACGGCATCTGCAACTGACCTTCGGCCTTGGCCGGCGCGTGGCCGACCAGCATGCCCAGGTCGTGGACGTGATAGTCCTCGCCGCCGTAGCGGTAGCTGACATCGCCGGCGTCGAGCACCTCGCGCGACAGGCGACCGACGCCGCGCACCGAGGCGATCGGCACGGCGAAGGTGGTTTCGCCGATGCGCACGAACACCGCCTGGGTGACCGCGAGCGTCTGCGGCAGGCGCAGGGTGAAGTGGACGCCCTTGCCCGGGTTGGAATGGATGTCGAGCGTGCCGCCGAGCTGGCGCACTTCGCTGGCGACCACGTCCATGCCGACGCCGCGGCCGGCGAGGCGGCTGACTTCGTCGGCGGTTGAGAAGCCCGGCTCCAGGATCAGCGTGTCGAGATCGGCTTCCGACAGCACCGCATCGGTGCGGACCAGGCCGCGCTCTTCGCCACGGCGACGGATCGCCGCGCGGTCGAGACCGGCGCCGTCGTCGGCCACTTCCAGCACGACTTCCGAACCTTCGCGACGCACCGCGATGCGCACCGTGCCTTCGTCGGGCTTGCCGGCGGCGCGGCGCTGTTCGGGTTTTTCCAGGCCGTGCGCGACCGCGTTGCGGAGCATGTGCTCCAACGGCGCGGTCATGCGCTCGAGCACGTTGCGATCGAGTTCGCCCTGGGTGCCTTCGAGCTTGAGCGCAACCTGTTTGCCCAGTTCGCTGGAGGCCTGGCGCACCACGCGGCGCAGGCGCGGCAGCAGCGTATCGAACGGCACCATGCGCGTGCGCATGAGGCCTTCCTGCAGCTCCGAGCTCACGCGCGATTGTTGCAGCAGCAGGGTTTCGTACTGGCGGGTCAGGTCGTCGAGGGTGTTCTGCAGGCTGTTCTGGTCGGCCGCCGATTCGCCCAGCGCGCGCGACAGCTGCTGCAGGGTCGAGAAGCGGTCGAGTTCCAGCGGATCGAACGACTGGTCGCCCGATTCGCCCTCGCGCTGGTAGCGCGCGATGATCTGCGCTTCGGTTTCGATTTCCAGGCGGCGCAGCTGATCGCGCATGCGCAGGTTGGTCTGCGCCATTTCCGCGATCGCGCCGCGGAACGCGCCGAGCTGCTGTTCCAGGCGGGCGCGGTAGATCGCCACTTCGCCGGCGTAGTTGACGAGACGGTCGAGCAGGTCGGCGCGGATGCGCACCTGTTCCTGCGGCGCGCGCACGCCGATGTCGTCTTCGTCGGCGAAAGGTGCATCAAGGATCGGCGCCGACAAGGGC
It includes:
- a CDS encoding OprO/OprP family phosphate-selective porin, producing MWIRSALASAMSLAFSSAVAAEAPSYSLLGDWPVKTTTESGVEIGLRGNLSYDYNEFGDDRLPGGAARFADDDAWRRQELNAYLRKPGVFDVAMGYDFRNKVWLDNFIRLSSERGGDLRIGQFKTPVGYEEGAVGTTSTTFLERALPVSTVYAGRRLGVDWTYEKLKGWYINAAVMSGGDLQGDNEGRMLAARVVFNPVKTDADVVHVGVSGSNEKRDDDSARIRVRPEAFLTGVRLVDSGAIDSVEAINRAGLEAMWQHGPLLLQSEYLRMAVQRDGRPDYEADGYYLSGAWVLTGEKRSYKSAAFGNVKPRHDYGAFEVALRYSTVDIDHGLLRGGKQKDWTIGLNWYIGQHFKLQANYVMVDSQRRGVGLDPNITELRMQVYF
- a CDS encoding chemotaxis protein CheB, with product MSEAERRVVLLARAGVACERLRGALAEAGANLVLEGDPTVLDPQALDAADPDVVVVVLDPTSEDALDRFENLLLDPSIEVIFEEAELAASREGWDAARWARHLSAKLNRHDDVLPPGREPEPEPDPMLIADGFVRPAVVEHEPPSSQAPGSIFGFAEAAPTPAQEVAEEFVAAEAAADDGIEEIEALEASEAFVAEDVFQAEPAAPSNAFDAGSIEPASDPSAFAAAEQAGELARVAPLGSSGDRILSEPPPLPDEAREFFARQALGATPLDTSAAYSNDDSTADADIVEIEAYAADDDDIEDLSAPAVVGETDTETEPDFDFEGLTLEAVDSVAAVPGEARPYTPGLDEWVPSDAVQADLPALDETGLGDMEAWRPPAPNQVHELIDLDAAFASEGARIDFDATQRDPTVIAPIDFDDGRSHAGDDGVLTFESSLDFDLNDDNAPLAARPPAPPAPSVPDWSFTDEASLVSAATGQSGAHAGSASDAAAGAGKPDFNRHDLDEIERRISGLELVDDRLPVSTRNGAVLVLAGIGGPDAVRQLLGALPDNFDRPVLVQQRLDGGRYDKLVAQMQRATPVLVKLAEVGARTIDGVIYILPAGVGIEAGDNGIQFVEGGDVFEALPAGDSAVLLFSGADIAQVDAAMKLSAHGALVVGQSPDGCYDAAAASAAIARGAGSGQPAELAAKLASRWSKQSPI
- a CDS encoding response regulator, whose translation is MKLMIVDDSNVIRQRIARLAGDARLPGLEIVGQARNGAEALSMFVRYHPDVVTMDLTMPELGGVECTEQIAAIDEKVNILVVSALSDKTTAISALKKGARGFLYKPFTDDQLVEALLEMLP
- a CDS encoding ATP-binding protein codes for the protein MQQATNSFWKRYFILIIAVGLFLVISAALIGATLLESNDIARGTHARRLAGNERSATQVVLLELSQLDRDAKAGRPAQKSTLDNLKDRAELITDTIKVFREGGRLPGDTSSVPLQPGAGATGEMINVNSGVNAVWAPYAALISQVLKSGGADQAKLDRALSYGLQNNEKLFGLLNDRVNDSQEILEIANRRLRITQTVGAVMIALNFLFTALVAFRRLIAGDRAVTQSRKQTDDILATVKEGLFLVTSDFSIGSQMSNSLPQIMQRKVEPGMNLLEVMRTMVTPQTLEATRDYLGLLFGKRVKENLVASLNPLSEVPVSGGSDGRGQLQSRYLNFQFNRVQESEDTVYLLVTVSDASERVRLTNEISAAKTRTREEMEALLRVLSRESSEVRLFLHRVGVVLERVNDDLRQAAARRTGTDYSELVNAIFRDVHSLKSEAAALSLDMIEALAHNFEVDLINLRDRGAVEGSDMVKMTVHLDDMFECVATIRDFLDRMAGNRDVAAPQSLVSPSQRAVEGWNTLAERIAREQGKQVQLDLQLQAFDRLPGETLNALRTIGLQLLRNAVVHGIEPAAERQARAKPSVGTVSFRSEDVGSRQVELVVRDDGRGLDVARIRAALSASGRYGIDQLESLSDRDVIMKIFEPGVSTAEHSDRDAGHGIGMDLVMKQVRSLSGTIALSTKVGAYTEFRIRLPVTESKPVAAAGGAHAPALPAGPADFQLTF
- a CDS encoding acyltransferase family protein translates to MSPGPAEPGAAAPNPPVRPPLQSPAPGRYASVDALRGLTVAAMLLVNDPGDWGHVYAPLLHSEWNGYTPTDQVFPMFLFIVGVSIALALMPRRESGVAAASLLRPALWRALRIVGLGLLLHLIAMWVTDRDALRLPGVLQRIGLCFAAAALMALYLSVRAQWIVFAALLLGYAALLASGGSYAPFENIASRFDSALFGAHVYQIDASGRGHDPEGLVSTLGALATTLLGLRAGDWLRRGQVHALLIGGAVCAVAGLLLGTVQPINKNLWTPAYVLWTGGVSCWVLALFHPLIDRRGWPAWGRAFGVNAIAAYGGSALLLYLLMGMGWLEPIYRHAFADWMTPRFGPYLPSLAFALAFVALWWAVVRWLDARRIYFKI
- a CDS encoding chemotaxis protein CheW — protein: MSNQTPASDTPDTASRADIRGVLIQAGGTRLLLPNATIAEVLSYAPPAPIDGAPRWLLGHTRWRGWTLPLIAFGELSGLAREQGGLGSKVVVLKALSAASRLPYFALLTQGFPRLVTVSADSLLVDGREDELLPHGVQARVLLNDDAALLPDLEAIEAMIGEALAQAA
- a CDS encoding chemotaxis protein CheX; amino-acid sequence: MSDLNETEIKVFIDAVTNYFNQLTHEPASVRGAFLDDNSGTVPVYDYSGQIAISGQFRGTITVSAPRAMIRHLLLALNESDQSDANLRDTVGELANTLAGNARKHFGGDMEISVPKTAAGAISNSGSRKRPYVIMVSWKTYSASLVVDIERLD